The Morganella morganii sequence TAAATTTCAGCTGCCGTACTTCGGGTGTAACACGGATGCACTGTGGGATATGCTGACAGGCGGGATTGATCTGCCGGTGATACTGGCGTTTGAACATATTACCGCACGGCAGCGGCGGCTGTTTTCAGCCATTATCGGTACCTGCCGGGATGCGGAAGAAGAGTGGCCGGGGGATATTCAGCTGGTGCTGACCCCCCTGACCATGACGGCGGATTAAGCGCTTTCTGCCAGTTCTTTCAGATACTGGAACAGCTGGCGGTAAGCTTTCGGCGGTTTATTGCCTTCGCGCTCTTTTTTCGCATTACGGATAAGCGCACGCAGCTGCTGGCGATCAAGGTGCGGGAACAGCGCAACGGCTTCTTCCGTCACGGTGTCATCACCGGTGACCAGGCGTTCGCGCAGATCTTCGAGTTTATGCAGCAGGACAACCTGCTGGTTATGGCGGTTTTTCAGTTTGTCGAGTGCCGTGGTAATCGGCTCCGGGTCACGGGCCCGCAGCAGTTTACCGATGAGCTGTAACTGACGGCGCAGACCTTCGCGCTTGATTTTTTGTGCAAGCAGGATGGCTTCGAGCAGTTGTTCATCCAGCGGAATACGTTCCAGCTGGGTTTTGCTCAGTGCAACCAGTTCAGCGCCGAGTTTTTTCAGGACTTCAGCATCGCGTTTAATTTCGCTTTTGCTGACCCAGATTATCTCGTCATCCTCTTCCTCCTGAG is a genomic window containing:
- the yjgA gene encoding ribosome biogenesis factor YjgA — protein: MAKQPEDWFEEPDALPQEEEDDEIIWVSKSEIKRDAEVLKKLGAELVALSKTQLERIPLDEQLLEAILLAQKIKREGLRRQLQLIGKLLRARDPEPITTALDKLKNRHNQQVVLLHKLEDLRERLVTGDDTVTEEAVALFPHLDRQQLRALIRNAKKEREGNKPPKAYRQLFQYLKELAESA
- a CDS encoding barstar family protein, with protein sequence MTPDISIVRFDFRTIRTTDDFYQQFSDKFQLPYFGCNTDALWDMLTGGIDLPVILAFEHITARQRRLFSAIIGTCRDAEEEWPGDIQLVLTPLTMTAD